The Vicia villosa cultivar HV-30 ecotype Madison, WI linkage group LG1, Vvil1.0, whole genome shotgun sequence genome includes a region encoding these proteins:
- the LOC131623403 gene encoding ethylene-responsive transcription factor 12-like codes for MASSSSSSANREGHYRGVRKRPWGRYAAEIRDPWKKTRVWLGTFDTPEEAALAYDGAARSLRGAKAKTNFPPAPVPGGLSLDLNAPSTGLTTWPPVPSRSLVLTEFLQTGILKDFNPPQPPPITAVSGQRRNDAALPVSTRVQMVENSPTAAYLGLVRRGIPIDLNEPPPLWL; via the coding sequence atggcttcttcatcatcttcttctgcgAACCGTGAAGGACACTACAGAGGTGTTAGAAAGCGACCATGGGGACGCTACGCTGCTGAGATTCGTGATCCCTGGAAGAAGACACGAGTTTGGCTGGGTACATTTGATACTCCTGAAGAAGCTGCACTTGCTTACGACGGCGCCGCTCGTTCTCTCCGTGGAGCTAAAGCTAAAACAAACTTCCCTCCGGCTCCGGTCCCCGGCGGGCTTTCTCTCGACCTCAACGCTCCTTCTACTGGCCTAACCACTTGGCCACCAGTTCCGTCACGGAGCTTGGTTCTCACGGAGTTTCTCCAAACCGGTATTCTCAAGGATTTCAACCCTCCTCAGCCTCCTCCCATCACCGCCGTCAGTGGACAGAGACGCAATGACGCTGCTCTTCCGGTTTCCACCAGAGTTCAGATGGTTGAGAACTCACCAACAGCGGCTTACTTGGGACTTGTCCGACGTGGGATCCCGATTGACCTTAACGAACCTCCACCGTTGTGGCTTTGA